From the Candidatus Paceibacterota bacterium genome, one window contains:
- a CDS encoding PBP1A family penicillin-binding protein: MKKRNIFIFEKKKRKKIIKIVEYLVLGFLILLFSFLSLSILAFIYYAGDLPRPEKFTEKTFIKSTKIFDRTGEILLYEMYGEEKREIVSLSEIPEHLKQAVLAAEDADFYSHFGIDMRGIMRSVLINLKIKQPTYGGSTITQQLIRSSFLTQEKTIVRKVREIILALELERKYEKEEILEWYLNQIPFGPNVYGVESASKYFFSKPVNNISLEESSILAALIQAPGRLSMDANKEDLIARQNYVLNRMEEEGYISEEEKKSAKEKEIQFTKKSSFIRAPHFVIDVQEELLKKYGRDFLEKEGLKIYTTLDMNLQEIAEKAVKKGVERNKSYNANNAALVAMDPKTGQILSMVGSADWFSEPYPANCQPGKSCLFDPEVNVATYGMGRQPGSSFKPFVYASAFEKGYTDSYIVVDEETNFGIYGGKPYIPQNYDGLFRGPVTLREALAQSLNIPSVKVLVYLSGLEEGINMAKKLGITTLTRESSFYGPSIVLGGGEVRLLDMVASYGVFANNGLKVPPVSILRIEDSEGNILEENKSNSPQRVIKASTAETITSILSDNVSRSPVFGPNSRLYFPFNTVAVKTGTTNEYKDGWTIGYTSSIVVGVWTGNSNNVPMRNADGIVVAAPIWREFMDTVLK; encoded by the coding sequence ATGAAAAAAAGAAATATATTCATATTTGAAAAGAAAAAAAGAAAAAAAATCATCAAAATCGTTGAATATTTAGTTCTCGGCTTTTTGATTTTGCTCTTTTCTTTTTTATCTTTGTCAATTTTAGCTTTCATATATTATGCCGGAGACCTTCCAAGGCCGGAAAAATTTACCGAAAAAACCTTTATAAAGTCAACTAAAATATTTGACAGAACGGGGGAAATTTTGCTTTACGAGATGTACGGTGAAGAAAAGAGAGAAATTGTTTCCCTTTCAGAAATTCCGGAACATTTAAAACAAGCTGTCCTTGCGGCGGAAGATGCCGACTTTTATTCTCATTTCGGAATAGACATGAGAGGAATTATGAGATCCGTCTTAATTAATTTAAAGATAAAACAGCCGACCTATGGAGGATCAACAATCACTCAGCAATTAATACGTTCTTCTTTTCTAACTCAAGAAAAAACAATTGTTAGAAAAGTGAGAGAAATAATTTTAGCGCTGGAATTGGAGAGAAAATATGAAAAAGAAGAAATACTTGAATGGTATTTAAATCAAATACCTTTTGGACCGAATGTTTATGGAGTAGAGTCGGCTTCAAAATACTTCTTCAGCAAGCCGGTAAACAATATTTCTCTTGAAGAATCTTCCATTCTTGCGGCATTGATTCAGGCTCCCGGACGGCTTTCAATGGACGCAAATAAAGAAGACCTTATTGCAAGACAAAATTACGTTTTAAATCGAATGGAAGAAGAAGGATATATTTCAGAAGAAGAAAAAAAATCTGCTAAAGAAAAAGAAATTCAATTCACGAAAAAATCAAGTTTTATTAGAGCTCCTCATTTTGTTATTGACGTTCAAGAAGAGTTGTTGAAAAAATACGGCAGGGATTTTTTGGAAAAAGAAGGGTTAAAAATATATACCACTCTTGATATGAATCTCCAAGAAATTGCGGAAAAGGCGGTAAAAAAGGGAGTTGAAAGAAATAAATCATATAATGCAAATAACGCTGCTCTTGTCGCGATGGACCCTAAAACAGGGCAGATACTGTCAATGGTCGGTTCTGCGGACTGGTTTTCCGAGCCCTATCCTGCAAATTGCCAACCGGGAAAAAGCTGTCTTTTTGACCCTGAAGTAAACGTCGCTACATACGGAATGGGCAGGCAGCCGGGATCTTCTTTTAAGCCCTTTGTTTATGCATCTGCTTTTGAAAAAGGATATACGGACAGTTATATTGTTGTTGACGAAGAAACAAACTTCGGAATATACGGAGGAAAACCCTACATCCCCCAAAATTATGACGGCCTTTTTAGAGGTCCTGTAACATTAAGAGAAGCCCTTGCTCAATCTCTTAATATCCCTTCTGTAAAAGTATTAGTTTATCTTTCGGGTCTTGAGGAAGGAATTAATATGGCAAAAAAACTGGGGATAACAACACTAACAAGAGAAAGCTCTTTTTACGGCCCTTCCATTGTTCTTGGAGGAGGTGAAGTCCGTCTTCTTGATATGGTTGCGTCATACGGCGTTTTTGCAAATAACGGACTGAAAGTTCCTCCCGTTTCGATATTAAGAATAGAGGATTCAGAAGGAAATATTTTAGAAGAGAATAAAAGCAATTCTCCCCAAAGGGTAATAAAGGCAAGCACGGCAGAAACAATAACAAGCATACTCTCTGACAATGTTTCAAGAAGCCCTGTTTTTGGACCAAATTCACGGCTATATTTTCCTTTTAACACCGTAGCGGTAAAAACAGGAACGACAAACGAGTATAAAGATGGCTGGACTATCGGATATACTTCTTCAATAGTTGTTGGTGTTTGGACAGGAAACAGTAATAATGTTCCAATGAGAAATGCAGACGGCATAGTTGTCGCCGCCCCAATATGGAGAGAGTTTATGGATACTGTTTTGAAGTAA